GCCGGCGATGAGCAGGCCGGCAGCGATGAGCCGGGTCATGCCGGCGGCGTCCAGGCCGACGGCCTGGCCGATGATGAGCGGAGGGGTGACGACGCCCGCGTACATGGCGGCGATGTGCTGGAGTGCCGCGGGGACGAGCCGCGAGGCGGGAAGCTTCTCATCCACCGGGTGGACGGACGGGTTCACGGAGTCCGGTGGGGTGGGACACGGGCCTTCGGCGGATGCCGGCCCCTGTGCAGGCTGTGCCATGGTGGTTCCTCCGCTGTGGTGGGCCCCCGCCCGACTGCGGACGGGCGGGGGCGACCACTCGGTGTCCGCGTTAGAGGTTGGTCATGTCGACCGGGATCTGCGCCGTCGCTCCGTCACGCAGCACGGTGGCCTCGATCAGGCCGTACATGCGGTCGGCGGCGTAGTAGACCTCGTTTTCGTTCTTGAGGCCGAACGGCTCCAGGTCCACCAGGAAGTGGTGCTTGTTCGGGAGCGAGAAGCGGACCTCGTCGATCTCCGAACGGTGGTTGATGATCCGGGAGGCCATCTGGTACAGCGTCTGCTGCAGGGAGAGGGAGTACGTCTCGGCGAAGGCCTGCAGCATGTGCTTCTTCGTCTCGGCGTAGGACTTCTCCCAGTTGGGCATCCGCTGCTCGTCGTCGGTCCAGTTGAACCGCCAGCGACCGGACACCTGCGTGGCCAGGATGCGGTCGTACGCCTCCTGGAGCGTCGTGTACTTGTCCTTGATGTAGCCCCAGAACTCCGAGTTGGTGGAGTTCATGACGATCAGGTCCTTGAGGCCGGAGATGACCTCCCAGTTCTGACCGTCGTACGTGATCTGGGTGACCCGGGTCTCCTGGCCCTGACGGACGAAGGAGTGGTTGACCTCGTCGGCGCCGATGAACTTGGAGTTGGCCGCGGAGGACGCGATGCGGTCCCAGGCGTACTCCTCGATCCGGATCCGGGCCCGCTTGATGGGCTCCTGGCTGTTCACGAAGTGACGCGCCAGGTGGATGCCGAACTGCTCGGCCGACTCGATCCCGTATTCCTTGGCGAAGGCGAACACGGTGTTCTTGGTCGTGTCGGTGGGCAGGCAGTTGGCGTTCGAGCCGTTGAGGTGGACGTCGTCGAGGTCGCCGGAGAGGGCGACGGAGACGTTGAGGTCCTTGATGTGGTGGGTGTCGCCGTCCCGCGTGATCTTGACGACGCGGTTCTCTGCTTTGCCGTACTGGTTCTGGCCGAGAATCGTGGGCATGTCTGCTAGCTCCCTCGGTAAACGGAGTAGCCGAACGGGTTGAGCAGCAGCGGTACGTGGTAGTGCTCGCCCGGCTTGACGGCGAACGTGATCGCCACCTCCGGGAAGAACGCATCGCTGTCCCGATTCGCGGGGGCGTCCTGCTGCGCCTCGGCTTGCTGGTTGTGCTTGCTCAGGAAGTACGCCTCGGTCTCGAAGTCGAGACGTACGTGGGTGGTGCCCTCCGGCAGCGCCGGCAGGTCCTTGCACCGCCCGTCGGCGTCGGTGGCGGATCCGCCGAGCGCCGTCCACTCCTTGTCGGAGCCCGAGCGGGCCGACAGGGAGATCGCGACGCCCTCGGCGGGGCGGCCGATGCTGGTGTCCAGGATGTGCGTGGACACCGAGGCGGTGGTTGCCGTGCTCATCAGTTCTCTTCCTCTACGAGACGGGTCAGCCGGATCCGGTTGATCTTGCCCAGCTCGGTGCGGACGATTTCCCGCTCCTGCTCGGGCGAGTGCTCGATCCGTTCCCGGACCGCGTCGCGCATCTCCGCACCGGACTTGCCGGTGGCGCAGATCAGGAAGACGTGGCCGAACTTGTCCTGGTAGGCCAGGTTGAGTTCGAGCATCTCCGCCTTGAGCTGCTCGGAGGCCCCGGCCATCCCGCTCTGCTCGCGGGAGGAGGTCGGGTCCCCTGCCTTCGGACGACCGATCGGCGGGTGGCCCGCCATCGCCTCGGCCAGATCCTCGGCGGTCAGTTCGGCCATGGCGGCGTCGCTGGCGAGGAAGAGGGCTTCGGCGGTGGTGTACGGGCGCTGGGCGAGAACCTTGCTCCCCCACGCCGAACTGGAGCACACCTCGTGGAGGGCCGCGACAGCGTCGCTGTCCGCCGAGGTGTTGAACCGGGTGAGACCCGGTGTCGTACCTGAAGTCACGGGAAGCCTCCGTGGCTGTTTTTCGCTGTGCGTCGGACGGGCTGCGGATAGCTAACGCCCTCCGCAACACCACGTCAACACTTTGTTGAAAACTCGGTCATACAAAAGCCGCCGTCCCGACATGTGGACGACGGCTTGTGCCGGGACATGATCAACTAGTCGCCCTTGGGAGCCTTTTCCCTGTTCAGGGCGGTCTCCCTGTTCAGGTAGTTGTACACGGTGAAGCGGCTGACACCCAGGGCGCCGGCCACCGTCTCCACTCCGTGGCGCACCGAGAAGGCACCCCGTGCCTCCAGAATGCGGACAGTCTCCTGCTTGGCCTTGCGGTCCAGCTCGGACAGCGGCTTTCCGTGCCGCCGCTCCATGGCCGCCAGGATGTGGTCCAGCGACTCGGACAGCTGCGGAAGCCGTACGGCGACGACGTCCGTGCCCTCCCAGGACAGCACGACGTCGTCGGCCCCGGCCTGCTCGGGGCCGAGTATCTCGGCGCCCATGGCGTCGACGAGCGGCTTCACGGCCGCGACGAGGGGGTGCTCGGTCACTTCTCGCCCTCCCCGATCACGTTGACCTGGAGGGAGACCCGCGTGGCGCCGGCCGCCAGCGACTTGCGCAGCAGCGCGTCGACGGCGGTCAGCACCTGGTCGGCGCCCCCTTCCGCGGTGTTGCCGAAGGGGCCGACGTCGACCGCGTCCAGCTCGGCCGACTGGATGACTTCCCGGGCCACGACCGCGTGCTCCGGCGCCTCGTCCAGGTCGAACGGCTCGGTCGTGAACTCCACTCTCAAACGCACCATGGCCCCACGCTACTGTCCGCGGGGCCGGTAGCGGCAGCCGCGTGCGCTCAGGCCGTGGCCAGGGCCGTCGTCGGCGAGACCTTCGCCGCGCGCACCGCCGGGTACAGGCCCGCCACCGCGCCGATGACCAGGGTGCCCAGCGCCGCGCCCGCCACGGCCGTCGCCGGCAGGGCCACCGGCCAGCCGCGATGCCCCGCGTACCCGACGGTGATGACCAGGCCGAGCAGCGCGCCGCCACAGCCCCCGAGGCCCGACAGCACCAGCGACTCGGTGAAGAACTGGTTCCGCACCTGCCCCCGAGTGGCACCCAGTGCCCTGCGCAGGCCGATCTCGCCGCGGCGTTCCAGGACCGCGATGACCATGGTGTTGGCCACGCCGATCCCGCCGACCAGCAGGGCCACCGCCCCGATGCCGAGCAGCAGGCCGGTGAACGCCTCGTCCGCGGCGAGCTTGGCCGCGAGCGCGTCCGAGGGCCGGTCGACCCGCACCGCGTCCGGCTGCTCCGGGTTGACCGTACGGGCCAGGACGGCGCGCACGTCGCCCACCGCGTGCTCCTCGGCACGCACGTACAGCGCGGTCGGGCGGCCGTCGAACTCCAGGGTCCGCCGGGCGGCCTCGAAGCCGACGAGTACGGCGCTGTTGAGCTCGGGCGCGAGCACGGCCGGCTCCAGGACGCCGACGACGGTGAACTGCTTGCCGCCGACCAGGATCTGCAGGCCCGGCTCCGGTCGGATCACCCCCAGCCGGCGCGCCGCCGCGGAGCCGAGCACCACCGCCGGGTAGCGGCCGGTCGCCCGGTTGAGCCAGGCGCCCTGAGCGGTGCGCACGCCCAGGGTGCCGAGCAGGTCCGGCTGGACCGCCATCACCTCCAGCGCGTTGGTCTCCTCCTTCGGGATCAGTTCGGAGCGATAGACCTTGGCGTCGATCCCGGCCACGGAGCTGGCGTCGGTGACGGGCGGGACGCGCCGGACCATGCCGGTGACCTCGGGCGGCAGGGCGGTCCGCTCGCCGGTCAGCGACTCCCCCGCCTCGACGCGCAGCAGGTTGGTGCCGAGCGTGTCCAGGGTGGCCTGGAGCTCGGCCCGGCTGGAGGTGGAGATGCCCATGACGGCCACCATCGCGGCGATGCCGATGGAGATCCCGGCGGCGGACAGCACCGCCCGCATCGGCTTGGCCCGCAGCCCGGACAGGCTCAGCCGCAGCACGTCGAGCGGTCGCAGCCGCGCCGGACGGAGCGGCGGCAGGGACGGGTTCATCGGCGGTCCTCCTCGGAAGCGTCGGCCTCCGGCCCACCGGACGGAGCGGGCGGACGGCCGCTGCCCGGGGCCGTTGTCTCGTCCCCCACCAGGTGGCCGTCGCGCATCGTGACGCGGCGGGGCAGCCGGGACGCCAGGTCCGTGTCGTGGGTGATGACCACGACCGTCGTGCCGTCCGCGTTCAGCTCCCGCAGCAGCTCGACCACGCTCGCCCCGGACGCCGAATCGAGCGAGCCCGTGGGCTCGTCGGCGAGGAGCAGGCTCGGCCGGCCGGCCACCGCGCGGGCCAGCGCGACGCGCTGGCGCTCGCCGCCGGACAGCTCGTGCGGGCGGTGCGTCAGCCGGTGGCCGAGGCCGACCCGGCGCAGGCTCTCGGTGGCGGCGGCGATCCGGTCCCGCCGGGAGAGCCCGGTGTAGAGCAGGCCCTCCGCCACGTTGCCGACCGCGCTCACCCCGGGGGTGAGGAAGAACTGCTGGAAGACGAAGCCGATGTGCTCCGCGCGCAGCGTGGACAGCTCCCGGTCCGAGAGCCGGTCCACGTCGTACCCCGCGATCCGCACCCGCCCCGCGGACGGCCGGTCGAGGGTGCCGATCAGGTTCAGCAGCGTGGACTTGCCCGAGCCGGACGGACCCACGACCGCGAGCAGCTCGCCCGGCCGGACACGGAGCGAGACCCCGCGCACGGCATGCACCGGCGGACTGCCCGGATAGCTGCGGGTCACGCCCGCGAGCTCGACCACGAGGCGTTCGGACCCGCCGGCCTCGTCCGCCCCGGCGACCGCCTCCGCGGTCACCTCACCGATGACGTTCACAGTGCCGGAATCCCCACCTTGAGTCCCTCGGTGACGCCCGCCCCCGACACCTCGACCCGGCCGCCGCTGAACAGCCCGGTGGTGACCGGCAGGATGCGGGTGGCGCCGTCGGCCCCGACGACCTGGACGCCGTGTCCGCCCTCGCGCAGGGCGAGCAGCGCGGCGACGGGCACGGAGAGCACCCCGCGCCGCCGTTCGCTCTCGGCCCGGACGCGGACGGGTGCGTACGTGAGCGCGCCGGCGGCCTTCTGGTCGAGCAGCGCGATGCGTACGGTCACGGTGCGGTCGCCGTCATTCTTCGGGTCGCCGCCGTCGTCCTTGTCGTCGTCCCCGCCGTCGCCGTCTCCGCCGACGACGGTGCCGACGGAGGTCACCTTGCCGGGGACGGGGGCGTCGCGGCCGGGCAGCAGCACGGAGACCTTCCCGCCCTGGGGCAGCAGCTGCTGCTGGGCCATGGTGGCCTTGACCGTGACCGACCGTTCGGCGCTGGTGGTGGCGAGGACGGGGCTGCCGCTCTGCGCCTCGACCCCGGGTTTCTTGTCGGGCTGCCCGGCCCGTACCGCCTGCGGGGCGAAGAGCACCCGGCCGAGCTCCAGCTCGCCGGTCTTCTTCAGGCCGAGGTCCTTCTGCCAGCGCTTGATCGCGGCGGCGGTGTTCTCGGTGAACTCCTCGTCGACGGTGAAGCCGGAGTAGCCCAGCGCGGCGAGGTTCCGCTCCAGCTCCTTCACGTCGCCGCCGTCGGACATGTCCTCCTTGAAGGCGCGGTACGCGGGGACGTCGCCGTACAGCAGGACGACGGGTTTCTCGTCCAGCCGGTACAGGACCCCGCCGCGGGCGACCTGCGTCCCCGGCGCGGCGACCCAGGTCACGGTCCCGTTCAGCCGGTTGGGCAGGAAGACCTCGTCGCCGTACTGCAGCGTGCCGTCGAGGGTTTCCGAAGCGGTGAGATCCCCGCGGGTGACGGGCGCGGTGGCGGGGGCCTCCCCCCGGCCGGGCGGCGCCTCCTGCCCGCCCCGGCCGGCCAGGACCACCGCGCCCGCGGTGGCGACGGCGGCGACGGCCACGCAGGACGCGAGGAGGATGCGGGTACGTCGGGGTCGGCGCGGGCCCTCCCCGGCCACCGCGTCCTCGACCCGGGTCTCCTCGCCCGGGGCCTGCGCCGGCGCGCGGACCCGCCTGCCCGGCGGGTCGTCGACGACGGGTCCCAGCGCGACCCTGCCGCCGGGGTCGGCGCCGGTCACTGCCCGCCCTGCCCCGGTACCGGGCCGGCCTCCTGGTAGCACGCCCGGGTGGCCGTCTCGTGCTCCTTCTCCTGGCCGGTCTTGACGTTGCCCAGATCGAAGCCCTTCTTCCGCATGCAGGCCTCGACCTTGAGCCGCCAGGTCTTGCGCTCCTCGGTCTCCTTGCCCTGGGAGGCCCCGCCGGAGCCGCCCTCCCCGGCGAACTGCTTGCACGCCTCCTGGGCCTTGGCGATCTTGGCCTGGTCCTGGCTCCCGGTGACCTGGATGGAGACGTTCCCGTTGCTCTCCGGGTCGTCGACGGTCAGCCCGTTGTCCCGCAGGCAGCGGACGAACTTCAGAGCGTCCGCGTCGGGCTCGCCGGAGCCCGGGCTGCTCTGTGCCTCGGCGGAGGCGCTGGGCTTGCCGCCTCCGGACGGGACCTCGGATTTCGGGTCGTCGCCGCAACCGGCCAGCAGACCGATCGAGAGCAATGCGGCGGCGGAGCTCAGCACCACACGGTTTAAAGGTTGCATTTTCAACGTCGACTCCCTGTCCATGCATACATGGAAATCCACGCCGAGCGGCGTGCGAGATCATGATTGCCAAGGGCCGCCGAGATACCGATGAGAGCTTTATGAGAAACGGATGAGAAAGACCGGAGCAAAAGATTCCAGGTCGCGCACACGCGAAAGAGCCGAATTCGTGGACCTTCCGGACGGTCCACGAATTCGACCCGAGGTTCACGCCCTGACGGGCCGGCTGACTCAGCCGCCGATGGAGCCGCCCCAGATGGCGTACGTACCGGACGGGCACCACATGGTGTGGTTGAAGGTGCCGTAGTAGTACGTCGGGAACGTGTACCGGTAGCCGTTGGAGCAGTCGATGTAGACCCGGTACCCGTTGCCGGAACAGGTCATGTACATGTACCGACCGGACGTGGAGCCGTTCCAGCAGCTGGCCAGGGTGTTGATCTCACCCTTGGCCGCCGCGGCCAGGCCCGTCGACTTGTCGAGGGACTTGGTGACCGCACCGCCGGACTTGACCTCCCCCTGGGACGACTGCGCAGTGGCGGCCGTCTGCCCCGCGTTGCCGGCCGAGGCCGCGGACGCGGAGGGCGCCAGTGCGACGCCGGAACCGAGAGCCAGCAGGGCGCTGGCACCCATGACGGCCAGACTCTTGCGCATGCTCATTTCTCCCCCAATTCTTGCCCGTTGGTTCGTACCTTTTTGCCCGCCGGGTGAGCGGGCACCGCGATTCTTGCCAGGGCGCCGAGAGCATGTCAATTCTCATTGCACTCTCATGATCACGGCCTGTACGGCGAATCAGCCATTCCGCAGAAAAGGCGTCGCCCGGCCCGACCCCATTCGAAAACCGGGAATGCGCCGGTCATCCTCGCGGCTGAATAAGTTGAGCTGTGGATTCCCTGTGGATCTTCCCCGATTACCGGACATTACCGAGACCACTCCCCGTCCGACCGATCGGTCGGGTCCGCCGACCCCACCCCTGTCCGCACCCCCTCACCACCCCCGCGCCGCCCCTACGGCAGGCCCGACCTGCGCGACCCCCCTTGACACCTCCCCACCCGTCCGTGCAACATTCCGTCAGACAGAAAGTTACTTCCGCAATACGGAAGGAGCGCCGCCCCTCATGGGATACACGGACCAGCGCTTCGATGTGAACCTGTCGATCCTCTTCACGGAACTCCCGCTCCTGGAGCGCCCCGCGGCCGCCGCCGCGGCCGGCTTCACCGCGGTCGAGCTGTGGTGGCCCTGGATCGACACCGCCACCCCCGAGCAGAGCGAGCTCGACGCCCTGAAGAAGGCGCTCGACGACGCCGGCACCCAGCTCGTGGGCCTGAACTTCTACGCGGGACAGCTGCCCGGCCCGGACCGCGGCGCCCTCTCCGTACCGGGTGAGGAGTCGGACCGCTTCCGCGCCAACATCGACGTGGCCGCGGACTTCGCCGCCTCGGTCGGCTGCAAGGCGCTCAACGCGCTCTACGGCAACCGCGTCGAGGGCGTGGACCCGCAGGTCCAGGACGCCCTCGCCCTGGAGAACCTGGTCCTGGCGGCCCGCGCGGCCGACCGGGTCGGTGCGATCCTCCTGGTCGAGACCCTCAACAAGCCGGAGTCGCCGCTCTACCCGCTGGTGAGCGCGCCCGCCGCCATCGAGGTCGTCGACAAGGTGAACGCGGCCACCGGACTCGGCAACGCCAAGTTCCTCCTCGACATCTACCACCTGTCGATGAACGGCGAGGACGTCAGCCAGGTCATCGCGCAGTACGCCGACAAGACCGGCCACGTGCAGATCGCCGACAACCCGGGCCGCGGCGCGCCGGGCACCGGCTCGCTCCCGTTGGAGCAGCTGCTCGACGAGCTCAAGAAGGCCGGATACGACGGCTGGGTCGGCCTGGAGTACAAGGCCGCCGACGCCGCCGCGTCCTTCGAGTGGCTCCCGGCCGAGGCCCGCGCGGCCCGCTGAACCCCCTGACTCCTCCCCGTACCACCTTGTTTTGAGAGGCACCCTCATGAGCAACCTTCCCAAGATCGCCTGGATCGGCCTCGGCATCATGGGCTCGCCCATGTCCGAGAACCTGATCAAGGCGGGCTACTCCGTCACCGGCTTCACCCTGGAGCAGGACAAGCTGGAGCGCCTGGCCGCCGCCGGCGGCACCGCGGCCGGCTCGATCGCCGAGGCCGTCAAGGACGCCGACGTCATCATCACGATGGTGCCGGCCTCCCCGCAGGTCGAGGCCATCAACTACGGTCCCGAGGGCATCCTCGAGAACGCCAGGTCCGGCGCCCTCATCGTCGACATGTCGTCGATCACCCCGCAGACCTCCGTGGACCTGGCGAAGAACGCGGCCGAGAAGGGCATCCGCGTCATCGACGCCCCGGTGTCCGGCGGCGAGGCGGGCGCCATCGAGGCCGTCCTGTCCATCATGGTCGGCGGCGAGCAGGCCGACTTCGACGAGGCCCTCCCGATCCTCGAGGCCCTCGGCAAGACCATCGTGCTCTGTGGCCCGCACGGCTCCGGCCAGACGGTGAAGGCCGCCAACCAGCTGATCGTCGCGGTCAACATCCAGGCGTGCGCCGAGGCCGTGGTCTTCCTGGAGAAGTCCGGCGTGGACCTGAACGCCGCCCTGGACGTCCTCAACGGCGGTCTGGCCGGCTCGACCGTGCTGACCCGCAAGAAGGACAACTTCCTGAACCGGGACTTCAAGCCCGGCTTCCGGATCGACCTGCACCACAAGGACATGGGCATCGTCACCGACGCCGCCCGCAACGTCGGCGCGGCCCTCCCGGTCGGCGCCGTGGTCGCCCAGCTCGTCGCCTCCCTGCGTGCGCAGGGCGACGGCGGCCTGGACCACTCGGCCCTGCTGCGCGCCGTCGAGCGCCTCTCCGGCCAGCAGGTCTGATCGGCCACCCCGTCCTACGGGGCCCAGATTTCCGGGCGGCGGCGGCGCTGACACCTGTCCTGTCGCGCCCAGGCGTCGTCGCCGCCCGGAACACCACACCTCAATTTCAACAAACTGTTGACGTCGCGTTGGTGGCGAATTTACGCTCCTCGCACCGTCACGCAGATGTCAGCAGAGCTCCCCTGTACGGAAGGTCACCATGTCGAAGCGCGTGCTTACGACCGAGTCCGGCGCCCCCGTCGCCGACAACCAGAACTCCGCCACCGCCGGCGTCGGTGGCCCCATCCTGCTCCAGGACCAGCACCTGCTGGAGAAGCTCGCCCGGTTCAACCGCGAGCGCATCCCGGAGCGCGTGGTGCACGCCCGCGGCTCCGGCGCGTACGGCTACTTCGAGGTGACCGACGACGTCACCGCCTACACCAAGGCGGACTTCCTCGGCGAGGTCGGCAAGAAGACCGAGCTCTTCATCCGCTTCTCCACCGTGGCCGACTCGCTCGGCGGCGCGGACGCGGTCCGCGACCCGCGCGGCTTCGCGGTGAAGTTCTACACCGAAGAGGGCAACTACGACCTCGTCGGCAACAACACCCCGGTGTTCTTCATCAAGGACCCGATCAAGTTCCCCGACTTCATCCACTCCCAGAAGCGCGACCCCTTCACGGGCAAGCAGGAGGCGGACAACGTCTGGGACTTCTGGGCGCACGCCCCCGAGGCGACGCACCAGGTGACCTGGCTCATGGGCGACCGCGGCATCCCCGCCTCGTACCGCCACATGAACGGCTACGGCTCGCACACCTACCAGTGGACCAACGAGGCGGGCGAGGCCTTCTTCGTCAAGTACCACTTCAAGACGAACCAGGGCATCCGCTCGCTCTCCGCCGAGCAGGCCGCCGAGGTCGTCGGCAGCGACGCCAACTCGCACCAGACCGACCTGCTGCAGTCCATCGAGCGCGGCGTGAACCCCTCCTGGACCCTGTACGTCCAGGTCATGCCGGCCGCCGAGGCCGCCGAGTACCGCTTCAACCCGTTCGACCTCACCAAGGTGTGGCCGCACAGCGACTACCCGCTGCAGCGCGTCGGCCGGATGGTCCTCGACCGCAACCCGGACAACGTCTTCGCCGAGGTCGAGCAGGCCGCGTTCTCCCCGAACAACTTCGTGCCGGGCATCGGTCCTTCGCCGGACAAGATGCTCCAGGGCCGGCTGTTCGCCTACGCGGACGCCCACCGCTACCGTCTCGGTGTCAACCACACCCAGCTGCCGGTGAACGCCCCCAAGGCGACCGAGGCCGACAACTACGGCCGGGACGGCTACATGGCCACCCGCAACGGCTCGCGCCACGACAAGAACTACGAGCCCAACTCGTACCAGGGCCCGGCCCAGACGGACACCCCGCTGTCCGCGCCGCTCGCGATCCACGGCTGGACCGGCACCCACGCGGCCCCGCTGCACACCAAGGACGACGACTTCTTCCAGGCCGGTGAGCTGTACCGGCTGATGTCCGAGGACGAGAAGAACCGCCTCGTCGCCAACATCGCCGGCGGCCTCTCCCAGGTCTCCCGCGAGGACCTCATCGAGAAGAACATCGCGCACTTCGCCGCCGCCGACGCGGACTACGGCAAGCGCGTGGAGGAGGCGGTCCGCGCCCTGCGCGACTGATCTCCGTACCAGACCGCGTACGGACATGACGGGAGGTCGTGTTCCGTACGCAGTCCGAATCCCGGCCCGGATGAGGGGTGGTCGGGATCCGGACGGCTTGAGGACCGCGGCGGCGTGCGAGCCAGTGCGGTGGTAAGGGCGGACCGGCCCCCTTCTTGACCTGAAGGAAGGGACGCAGAGAAGCCCGTCGTCGCCGCCGCGGTCCCCAGCTCATCGGCCTCATGGGCTCATTCGGACTCCGCCCGGCGGCGCGAACGTCCTGTCGCGCCAGCCTCGCTCCGTCGGGCGGTCATCAACGAGAGCGCGGAACCAGGTTTACGGTCCCTGGTTCCGCGCTCTTCTGCGTGTCCGGGTTCATCGTCGTGTCCGGGTTCGTCCGCGTGTCCGCGCTCTTCCGCGTGGGTGCGTCGGCCCGCGACCACGAGCGCCGCCGTGACCGTCAGCGAGAGCCCGGCCAGCAGCGCCATCGCCGTCGTCGTCGACGTGTACTGCGCCAGTACGCCGGCCAGCGTGGCGCTCACGCCCTGGAACGTGAGCATGCCCGAGCTGTGCAGGCCCAGGGCCTGACCGCTCAACTCGTCGGGCGTCAGCGCCAGCAGCTTCTCCTGGAACAGCAGGCTCGCGGCGTAGCCGGCCGTCGCCACGGTGACCGCGGCAAGGGCGAGCGGCAGGGCCGGATCGAGGGCGAACAGCAGGAACGGGGCCGCGAGGAGGGCCTGCAGCGGCGAGGCGAGCCGGCCGCGCCACGCCTTCGGTACGAAGCGTCCCACCGCCACGTCCCCCGCCAGCATGCCGATCGCGGCACAGGCGAACAGCGTGCCGGCCTGCTCGGGGGCCCACGGGACGAACAGCGACTCGCAGCCCACGATCAGCCCGTTCGGCACCCACAGGGCCAGGTAGATCCGGCGGCGCGCCGGGGAGGACCACAGCCGCCCGTTGATGCGCCAGGTCTCCGCGACCGA
This sequence is a window from Streptomyces sp. HUAS YS2. Protein-coding genes within it:
- the pucL gene encoding factor-independent urate hydroxylase — its product is MPTILGQNQYGKAENRVVKITRDGDTHHIKDLNVSVALSGDLDDVHLNGSNANCLPTDTTKNTVFAFAKEYGIESAEQFGIHLARHFVNSQEPIKRARIRIEEYAWDRIASSAANSKFIGADEVNHSFVRQGQETRVTQITYDGQNWEVISGLKDLIVMNSTNSEFWGYIKDKYTTLQEAYDRILATQVSGRWRFNWTDDEQRMPNWEKSYAETKKHMLQAFAETYSLSLQQTLYQMASRIINHRSEIDEVRFSLPNKHHFLVDLEPFGLKNENEVYYAADRMYGLIEATVLRDGATAQIPVDMTNL
- the uraH gene encoding hydroxyisourate hydrolase, encoding MSTATTASVSTHILDTSIGRPAEGVAISLSARSGSDKEWTALGGSATDADGRCKDLPALPEGTTHVRLDFETEAYFLSKHNQQAEAQQDAPANRDSDAFFPEVAITFAVKPGEHYHVPLLLNPFGYSVYRGS
- the uraD gene encoding 2-oxo-4-hydroxy-4-carboxy-5-ureidoimidazoline decarboxylase; this translates as MTSGTTPGLTRFNTSADSDAVAALHEVCSSSAWGSKVLAQRPYTTAEALFLASDAAMAELTAEDLAEAMAGHPPIGRPKAGDPTSSREQSGMAGASEQLKAEMLELNLAYQDKFGHVFLICATGKSGAEMRDAVRERIEHSPEQEREIVRTELGKINRIRLTRLVEEEN
- a CDS encoding helix-turn-helix domain-containing protein, translating into MGAEILGPEQAGADDVVLSWEGTDVVAVRLPQLSESLDHILAAMERRHGKPLSELDRKAKQETVRILEARGAFSVRHGVETVAGALGVSRFTVYNYLNRETALNREKAPKGD
- a CDS encoding ABC transporter permease — its product is MNPSLPPLRPARLRPLDVLRLSLSGLRAKPMRAVLSAAGISIGIAAMVAVMGISTSSRAELQATLDTLGTNLLRVEAGESLTGERTALPPEVTGMVRRVPPVTDASSVAGIDAKVYRSELIPKEETNALEVMAVQPDLLGTLGVRTAQGAWLNRATGRYPAVVLGSAAARRLGVIRPEPGLQILVGGKQFTVVGVLEPAVLAPELNSAVLVGFEAARRTLEFDGRPTALYVRAEEHAVGDVRAVLARTVNPEQPDAVRVDRPSDALAAKLAADEAFTGLLLGIGAVALLVGGIGVANTMVIAVLERRGEIGLRRALGATRGQVRNQFFTESLVLSGLGGCGGALLGLVITVGYAGHRGWPVALPATAVAGAALGTLVIGAVAGLYPAVRAAKVSPTTALATA
- a CDS encoding ABC transporter ATP-binding protein; its protein translation is MGEVTAEAVAGADEAGGSERLVVELAGVTRSYPGSPPVHAVRGVSLRVRPGELLAVVGPSGSGKSTLLNLIGTLDRPSAGRVRIAGYDVDRLSDRELSTLRAEHIGFVFQQFFLTPGVSAVGNVAEGLLYTGLSRRDRIAAATESLRRVGLGHRLTHRPHELSGGERQRVALARAVAGRPSLLLADEPTGSLDSASGASVVELLRELNADGTTVVVITHDTDLASRLPRRVTMRDGHLVGDETTAPGSGRPPAPSGGPEADASEEDRR
- a CDS encoding peptidoglycan-binding domain-containing protein, whose translation is MTGADPGGRVALGPVVDDPPGRRVRAPAQAPGEETRVEDAVAGEGPRRPRRTRILLASCVAVAAVATAGAVVLAGRGGQEAPPGRGEAPATAPVTRGDLTASETLDGTLQYGDEVFLPNRLNGTVTWVAAPGTQVARGGVLYRLDEKPVVLLYGDVPAYRAFKEDMSDGGDVKELERNLAALGYSGFTVDEEFTENTAAAIKRWQKDLGLKKTGELELGRVLFAPQAVRAGQPDKKPGVEAQSGSPVLATTSAERSVTVKATMAQQQLLPQGGKVSVLLPGRDAPVPGKVTSVGTVVGGDGDGGDDDKDDGGDPKNDGDRTVTVRIALLDQKAAGALTYAPVRVRAESERRRGVLSVPVAALLALREGGHGVQVVGADGATRILPVTTGLFSGGRVEVSGAGVTEGLKVGIPAL
- a CDS encoding TIM barrel protein, which encodes MGYTDQRFDVNLSILFTELPLLERPAAAAAAGFTAVELWWPWIDTATPEQSELDALKKALDDAGTQLVGLNFYAGQLPGPDRGALSVPGEESDRFRANIDVAADFAASVGCKALNALYGNRVEGVDPQVQDALALENLVLAARAADRVGAILLVETLNKPESPLYPLVSAPAAIEVVDKVNAATGLGNAKFLLDIYHLSMNGEDVSQVIAQYADKTGHVQIADNPGRGAPGTGSLPLEQLLDELKKAGYDGWVGLEYKAADAAASFEWLPAEARAAR
- a CDS encoding 2-hydroxy-3-oxopropionate reductase, whose translation is MSNLPKIAWIGLGIMGSPMSENLIKAGYSVTGFTLEQDKLERLAAAGGTAAGSIAEAVKDADVIITMVPASPQVEAINYGPEGILENARSGALIVDMSSITPQTSVDLAKNAAEKGIRVIDAPVSGGEAGAIEAVLSIMVGGEQADFDEALPILEALGKTIVLCGPHGSGQTVKAANQLIVAVNIQACAEAVVFLEKSGVDLNAALDVLNGGLAGSTVLTRKKDNFLNRDFKPGFRIDLHHKDMGIVTDAARNVGAALPVGAVVAQLVASLRAQGDGGLDHSALLRAVERLSGQQV
- a CDS encoding catalase, whose protein sequence is MSKRVLTTESGAPVADNQNSATAGVGGPILLQDQHLLEKLARFNRERIPERVVHARGSGAYGYFEVTDDVTAYTKADFLGEVGKKTELFIRFSTVADSLGGADAVRDPRGFAVKFYTEEGNYDLVGNNTPVFFIKDPIKFPDFIHSQKRDPFTGKQEADNVWDFWAHAPEATHQVTWLMGDRGIPASYRHMNGYGSHTYQWTNEAGEAFFVKYHFKTNQGIRSLSAEQAAEVVGSDANSHQTDLLQSIERGVNPSWTLYVQVMPAAEAAEYRFNPFDLTKVWPHSDYPLQRVGRMVLDRNPDNVFAEVEQAAFSPNNFVPGIGPSPDKMLQGRLFAYADAHRYRLGVNHTQLPVNAPKATEADNYGRDGYMATRNGSRHDKNYEPNSYQGPAQTDTPLSAPLAIHGWTGTHAAPLHTKDDDFFQAGELYRLMSEDEKNRLVANIAGGLSQVSREDLIEKNIAHFAAADADYGKRVEEAVRALRD